AACTTCTTTGTCATTAGCACTTCTCATGACTGAAGCAGAGAGCTGGGGATCGTTTGTTTTGGTGCAGAAGAAAGCGTCAAATGATGCACGAAACATCACGTGTGCACGCAAACATCCTGAAGAGAGTCTGAGTTAACACGGACAGAAAGTTTGactgattgtacccgacctgaaaagcctctgcatgtttctaataagctccacgagcagaaacgtgctcaaactaggatcaatattggagatgcttttgaaaaatggagagaggttagaacacagaaaggtttacagacccatgcagagctggataaacactgaagcttcagagacGAGGGATGAGGGGGCGGGGGAGTCAGCTCTCtccattgttttgaatttggactgcagtacccattttaaccactatgTGTCAGAGTAACAAGTAGCTCCTTTACCCCAAAAATGTTTATAATGAcgttaaaaaaactgaaaatgtgcGCCTGAGGCGATGACTTTAGAGTGATTTTTAACATCTTGAATTCcatttgtcttttcttaaaGGCTCACAAGGTTCAGATCAGCCTCCCGGGGAGGAAAAAGGACGCGAAGAAGCAGGCAAAGAAAACAAGCTCCGCCTCCGTCGCCACAAAGAACCAAGCAAACCTCAAAAAGTAATTCTCTTTCCCGCTTCCCCGTTTCTCTCCTTCGATTTGAAAtcctttctcttcctttttcccagttctctctctccgtcttaACTTgtggcttctctctctcttcaggttGTCGTCCGTGAGCTCGGAGGGGACGCCGGTGGAGAAAGAAAAGCCCGACGCGGAGGACGAGAAGGGAGAGGAGGCGCTGAAGGATGCTGCAGCTCCAGTTGAagagctggctgctgctgctgatgcgcCCCCTGCTGTCCGGGAGGTGCCAGCACACCTTCAGAAACAACATGTAAGGACACTTTAACAtagacttaaataaaaaaaagtgggtgTAGCCTCGAGATGGGTGAGAAGAGGTGACTTCCTTACATCTTCATCAGAGTGCCTGACCTGTAAGAGTGTTCATATCAAGCCTCCTCGCTCACTTTTTTCTCCGTCCTCTCAGATCCCGGCCGAGTTTGACATCGACTCGGAGAACTCTGAGGACTGCTACATGTGCCCCGAGTACGCCAAGGACATCTTTGACTACCTCAAACAGAGAGAGGTGAGAGCAGGGCTCAGAGTCACTCTTCCACTGAGGAGATTAATGTCAGGAGTGTGAAATGTGAACATGAAGCTCACGTCTCTGTTCTCCTCCCGTCTGTGTTTCAGGAGAAGTTCGTCCTCTGTAACTACATGCCCAAGCAGCCCAGCCTCAACCCGGAGATGAGGGCCATCCTGATCGACTGGCTGGTGGaagtgcaggtgtgtgtgtgtgtgtgtgtgtgtgtgtgttaataagaGATTCCCCGCGGTGTAAAGTGGGCGCGTTGATCTCTTCTGTTAAATTAAAGGTGAAATCAGTGCTGATTAAAACACAACAGGCTGCGAATAAACGTCATTTTGAAGAACATGATTAGAAAAATTAAGTAGACGCTCGGTTGGAAaccgtgtgcgtgcgtgcgtgcgtgcgtgttttctgtctttatgctttctgtctgtattaacagttttctgttttctgttttttttttttgttcaggagAACTTCGAGCTGTACCACGAGACCCTGTACCTGGCCGTGATGATGACAGACCACTACCTGTCCCAGACTCCGGTCCACagggagctgctgcagctcgTCGGCTCCACCGCCATGCTCATCGCCTCCAAGTTCGAGGTAACGGCTGGAAAAAAACGTGCAAACAGTCCAAGTGTCAACATGAaagagatacttcacccgttgaaacatgactctgtactgacattgggtcatatgtgtagaaatgtgaaatacattttgaagttggtgccttcttggctgagaaaaggcagaaagtgtctttttggctcatgtggatgaaagacaccaactcccagaatgcacagcaccgcaggccactcccactaaggtcctcgatttcagaatacgaatcagaaatacttctaccaggtttctaatgatacaaagcttaatgcaaatgggtgaagtatcccttttttaaggttttaacaTGTTGCATTCTGAGCTCAGATGTTGTTAAATGAATCCTCGTCATGACCAcagagttttattctgaaaggcaTCAGGTAGACTATGATGGGGATAAACAGGAAGTACTCTCCAGGTAGAAAAAGTGCAGATTTTATGTACGGTATGTTGCCGTTTCTCTGAGCAGAAAAGGTAGACGAGCGCACAAAGGTTTCATCGACATGATCCAGAGATTATATGAGATGATCCAGAGATTATATGAGACATGCCCCGGTGTTGACAGTTTTTATGTAACATGAATCCAAACAGGATAAAGCAGACGAGAGTGTCCCGCTGCAGGAGGTCTTTGGGATTAAAGGCCGAAAGCGTCTCTAACAAACATGTCGATTGATTAGAAGAAGTGAGAGAGTAATGAGTTCAAATGTTTCAAATCgtattttcttattttgactttttgatgATCCTGCAGGAGCGCAGTCCTCCGTGTGTCGACGACTTTCTCTACATCTGCGACGACGCGTACAAGAGGGAGGAGCTCATCTCCACGGAGGCCAACATCCTGCAGACGCTCCGCTTCGACATCAACATCCCCATCCCGTACCGCTTCCTCAGACGCTACGCCAAGGTGAGTGAACAGCGCCCGCCCCTTTTCTCCgtcacacttttttattttcttcttcaaaatgtGCATTTCTTGGTCTCCACGTCCCCCCTCGACTTATCATCGTTCCCCTTGTGCGTCTCCGCAGTGCGTGAGCGCGGGCATGGACACGCTGACTCTGGCGCGGTACTTCTGCGAGATGAGTCTCATGGACATGGAGCTCGTGACGCAGAGGGGCTCTCTGCTGGCGTCCGCCTGCCTGCTGATGGCGCTGGTCACCAAAGACCTGGGAGGATGGGTAGGTCACACCTCTCGCTAACTCTTCTTTACTCTGCCGCTCTGTTCTGATTTGACCGTTAGGATCCCAAAAAAGTGTTTGCCGAGACATTTTGATCTCACCAGTAAAGGTcctaagctccgcctcctccatgttgacAGATGGGACATAAGTCAGGACCCAGACGGTCTGATCTAAGAGGGGTTTCTGGTCTTCGTCACCCGCTGTCGTTACCCCCTTTACGATTTTGTTTCTATGTTTCCGCCATGTCACCTAGCGACCGTGACAGCTGCACCAGAACCAGTCGATGTGGATAGCCTTGCGGTCGTGTTGCACGCCCCAAATAAAGAGGCCCAAAAAGTCCTCGTGGCggcggccgtgggttcaaatccgatctTGGCTCTTTGGTGCATGTCTCCTCcccacacttcctgtctctcctcagctgtcctatcaaataacgGCAAACAGGacaccaaaacaaacctttaaaataaatgctaaCCAGAGTGTTGACGGCTGGTTGTTCTGCTCTGGTTCTGATTCTGGATCTGCTGCCGTCTTTCACTTCCACTCGAGCCTCGCTGCAGCTCCGCCTCCAGTCTCCCTCCTttccatttaaatgtaaatgcttTTCCTCTGTGAATTGGACTCGGGTCGTTGCAGCAGGAGTGCGAGGCGTGGCTGGATGATTTCATTCTGCCTCCCAGAATCAGCTGCTGTGCAATTTTGTTTGCAATttggagatgatgatgatgtttgtgGAACAAATTGAAAGCAGCAGAGACGGAGTTATAAAATCCAGAGcagtggatttgttttacatgtttgaGTTTGAACATGTGAGTGtgaacatctctctctctctctctctctgtctctcgtgcTGCAGAGTGCCATCCTGCAGTTCCACTCCGGGTATCAGACGTCGGATCTGGCGCCGGTTGTCAGAAAGCTCCACGTGATGCTGTCGGCGCCTCCTGACGACAAACTGAGAGCCATCAGGAACAAATACTCCCACAAGTACGTACAGAACCAACCTGTTTCTCATTCTCTTTAAGGCCTAGTCCACACGTAGGCGGGTATTTTATTAAAACCAGTGttcctctgtttaaaaaaataatcctgcacacacacgctACGTTCTCATACACATGGAAACGCAATGTTACAGCCGTAATGAGCACGCCAGGTGTCGCACAATGACGTCAAACGGAGGAGAATCCGGCGCACAGCGTGACGTTACAAGCCCAAAACGCGGTTTTCTCCGTCTACTCATCGAGATAGATTGatgctttattgatcccgagggaaattcaagaAACACcttaaagtcttaatatgtgatttttcacacttaaatgtagaaatcaagtatatcctctgaaaataactctgtgattcatgactgtctacaatgggtgtaacacccgagtcccactgtctgtgatgttttcagagttttcagagtcctatcttcagtttgttgacatcgtcgggacagccggct
This portion of the Labrus bergylta chromosome 22, fLabBer1.1, whole genome shotgun sequence genome encodes:
- the ccnb3 gene encoding G2/mitotic-specific cyclin-B3 encodes the protein MPIPRGRKPTGAAGNKISKLTATTSENQEDGSQAKRSSSPPQGAPKKRTAFIDITNAHKVQISLPGRKKDAKKQAKKTSSASVATKNQANLKKLSSVSSEGTPVEKEKPDAEDEKGEEALKDAAAPVEELAAAADAPPAVREVPAHLQKQHIPAEFDIDSENSEDCYMCPEYAKDIFDYLKQREEKFVLCNYMPKQPSLNPEMRAILIDWLVEVQENFELYHETLYLAVMMTDHYLSQTPVHRELLQLVGSTAMLIASKFEERSPPCVDDFLYICDDAYKREELISTEANILQTLRFDINIPIPYRFLRRYAKCVSAGMDTLTLARYFCEMSLMDMELVTQRGSLLASACLLMALVTKDLGGWSAILQFHSGYQTSDLAPVVRKLHVMLSAPPDDKLRAIRNKYSHKVFFEVASLPLVDMDILETTLSQTE